In Centropristis striata isolate RG_2023a ecotype Rhode Island chromosome 5, C.striata_1.0, whole genome shotgun sequence, a single genomic region encodes these proteins:
- the tardbpa gene encoding TAR DNA binding protein, like has translation MSELYIRVAEDENEEPMEIPSEDDGTILLSSVAAQFPGACGLRYRNPESQCMRGVRLVEGVLHAPENDWGNLVYVVNYPKDNKRKMEEIDAASAVKVKRGFQKTSDLIVLGLPWKTTEQDLKDYFTTFGEVIMVQVKRDVKTGNSKGFGFVRFTEYETQTKVIAQRHMIDGRWCDCKLPNSKACPDEPMRSRKIFVGRCTEDMTTDELRQYFMQYGEVTDVFIPKPFRAFAFVTFADDQVAQALCGEDLIIKGVSVHISNAEPKHNNSRQMMDRGRFGAGGFSQGYGSNRGGLGSGSGGVNFGALGLNPAMVAAAQAALQSSWGMMGMLANQQGLTTTAGTATTTRDQTYSSASTSYSSPSSASLGWAAGTNAPSSSGFSSGFGTSMESKSSSWGV, from the exons ATGTCAGAGTTATACATCCGTGTGGCTGAGGATGAGAACGAGGAGCCCATGGAGATCCCCTCAGAGGACGACGGGACTATTCTGCTGTCGTCGGTAGCAGCACAGTTTCCAGGGGCGTGCGGGCTGCGGTACAGGAACCCGGAGTCCCAGTGCATGAGGGGGGTCCGGCTGGTGGAGGGGGTCCTGCATGCACCCGAGAACGACTGGGGAAACTTGGTCTACGTCGTCAATTACCCCAAAG ATAACAAAAGGAAGATGGAGGAAATAGACGCTGCCTCAGCTGTGAAAGTAAAAAGGGGCTTTCAGAAGACGTCAGATCTCATCGTCCTCGGGCTGCCGTGGAAAACAACAGAACAAGACCTGAAAGATTATTTCACTACCTTTGGGGAGGTCATAATGGTGCAG GTCAAGAGAGATGTAAAGACTGGCAACTCGAAAGGATTTGGGTTTGTCCGGTTCACTGAATATGAGACACAAACCAAAGTGATTGCTCAGAGACACATGATTGACGGACGATGGTGTGACTGCAAACTTCCCAACTCAAAG GCGTGTCCTGATGAGCCCATGCGGAGCCGTAAAATCTTTGTTGGCCGATGTACAGAGGACATGACAACTGATGAACTGAGGCAGTACTTCATGCAGTATGGCGAAGTCACTGATGTCTTCATCCCCAAGCCTTTCCGGGCTTTTGCATTTGTCACGTTTGCCGATGACCAG GTTGCCCAGGCCCTGTGTGGAGAGGACTTGATCATCAAGGGCGTCAGCGTGCACATCTCCAATGCTGAGCCTAAACACAATAATAGTAGGCAAATGATGGATCGAGGGCGGTTTGGGGCTGGTGGGTTCAGTCAGGGCTATGGCAGTAATCGTGGCGGGCTAGGCAGTGGTAGTGGTGGGGTTAACTTTGGGGCTCTCGGTCTTAACCCAGCAATGGTGGCTGCTGCCCAGGCAGCCCTGCAAAGCAGTTGGGGGATGATGGGCATGCTGGCTAACCAGCAAGGTCTGACCACAACGGCAGGCACAGCCACCACGACCCGAGACCAGACCTATAGCTCTGCCAGCACTAGTTACAGCAGCCCTAGCTCAGCTAGCCTCGGCTGGGCTGCAGGCACCAACGCCCCCTCCAGCAGTGGCTTCAGCTCTGGCTTTGGCACCTCTATGGAGTCTAAGTCTTCTAGTTGGGGAGTTTAG